A window of Paenibacillus sp. 19GGS1-52 contains these coding sequences:
- a CDS encoding molecular chaperone TorD family protein, which yields MTNQTVPLLAVPEALSRWLKSRGLIYQLLVDFFGRKPTLSLVAQWSRKAQMSVAAEMTEGGRELKRYLCSQEPGELMHICEKETFEYKRLMNERAAIVPREAAHMGCADEFCNVLSDVYASAGIVFKKCNGDESDDHIAIELEFMAVLHERMLYNSFSIRSAMELLEIQETFLEEHLLKWTPKFCERLNAATESPLYLGLSHMLEEFLPQDLQMLRIWKASLESSATTMA from the coding sequence ATGACCAATCAAACAGTTCCATTACTTGCCGTGCCAGAGGCGCTTAGCCGGTGGCTGAAAAGCCGGGGATTAATATACCAACTGCTAGTAGATTTCTTTGGAAGAAAACCAACACTTTCACTGGTTGCCCAGTGGAGTCGTAAAGCACAAATGAGCGTTGCAGCAGAGATGACTGAAGGTGGACGGGAGCTCAAACGCTACCTCTGCAGCCAGGAGCCAGGTGAGCTGATGCACATCTGTGAGAAAGAGACGTTTGAATACAAGCGACTGATGAATGAGCGGGCCGCCATTGTCCCGCGTGAAGCTGCCCACATGGGCTGTGCGGATGAATTCTGTAACGTGCTGTCCGATGTCTACGCTTCAGCAGGAATTGTCTTTAAGAAATGCAATGGTGATGAATCCGATGATCATATTGCCATTGAACTGGAGTTCATGGCAGTGCTGCATGAACGTATGCTCTACAACAGCTTTTCCATTAGAAGTGCTATGGAACTGCTGGAAATTCAGGAAACCTTTCTGGAAGAGCATTTACTGAAGTGGACGCCGAAGTTCTGCGAAAGACTGAATGCTGCTACAGAAAGTCCATTGTATCTTGGACTCAGCCATATGCTTGAAGAATTTTTGCCTCAGGATCTGCAAATGCTGCGGATCTGGAAGGCTTCGCTGGAGAGCAGCGCAACTACAATGGCCTAG
- a CDS encoding LysE/ArgO family amino acid transporter, which yields MIVAIIHGVILALGLILPLGVQNIFVFNQGALHPKFRSVLPVILTAAMCDTLLIAAAVGGVSLVIISVSWVRPVVYGAGILFLAFMGWKIWRSVPAKRETKLLSLKGQVGYALSVSLLNPHALMDTVGVIGTNSLQYTGGERWAFAVATAGVSWIWFIGLAAAGRMLGKADSTGEAVRLLNVISALLIWGIAFYMGIQLLGSL from the coding sequence ATGATCGTAGCCATCATACATGGAGTTATATTGGCCTTGGGACTTATTTTACCGCTGGGAGTGCAAAATATATTCGTATTTAATCAGGGAGCTTTACACCCCAAATTCCGCAGCGTGCTGCCGGTTATTCTGACCGCCGCTATGTGTGATACGCTGCTTATTGCCGCCGCTGTGGGTGGTGTTTCGCTGGTTATCATTTCAGTGAGCTGGGTTAGGCCTGTTGTTTATGGGGCAGGGATTCTGTTTCTAGCCTTTATGGGCTGGAAAATTTGGAGAAGTGTTCCGGCAAAGAGAGAAACGAAGCTGCTTTCATTAAAAGGCCAGGTGGGATATGCATTGTCAGTATCACTGCTGAATCCGCATGCATTAATGGATACGGTAGGGGTTATCGGTACCAATTCCTTGCAATACACAGGTGGGGAACGCTGGGCGTTCGCCGTTGCCACAGCGGGAGTTTCCTGGATTTGGTTCATCGGTCTTGCCGCAGCAGGAAGAATGCTGGGGAAGGCTGATTCCACTGGAGAAGCTGTTCGGCTGCTGAATGTTATTTCTGCATTGCTAATCTGGGGTATCGCGTTTTATATGGGCATTCAACTGTTGGGAAGCCTCTAG